cctcctgagcctagtgcaaaaaacggaacgactctatcagtctttgttagaaaatgacagatgttctagcgaaggcacataggcgaaaatcaagagttgagaaaactgactttgaaagttcactcttgtttggaagttcacaacatgcctaaaacactcagaatcctcctgggcagtaatcctgagatgctgtggccttggcctctgtagagcgcaacccagttttgcgcttctttgtcgtggaacaatgcgccttttgagccctctttacccttttggcatccttttcggctgctcgccgcaaagagcagtctcctggattgaagcccagttgagcagtgatctcttgcagcgcactcttgcagccaccattgaaacggcagactgcatctgcaactgcactttccacacttcgaagggaggcgaactggctcttggactggagtgaccaaatgaggctgttcatactctccacagcgttctgggtttttccctgcgcacacctttcaaggagctctttgttcgagaggcgcttgtagattggcagcagtgccactcgcacgtgagggggcagtttatgtttgtgaggcggcagcggctctcccttggccaatgcctgattgtgcgggcaccaggagtcagtcccacttgggcacaggtcgtggtgtggatcctggtctgtggatgttacatggtaataagtggccatgatggccctctccatgccaggaacatcgttggggtggctcttaatggcccagccataataattcgtcaacttctttataaggccctgcgtcagccggcctttgccacccatgctcagtcctcggcctttggatttgtgctcatcaagaaggttgcgcaaggaagtgcccattctttttttcacatggttcacacactcctgtttcttaatcaacatgtagccatacaccttgtcttgcgtgagggcaaggtacgtacggctgtcaccgtcgcagagcacattgatgtatcgaagcttgtacttggtaaacgatctttcaaacatgatcctcgctgcttctacttccatttggcctgcattagcatcggtgttcttttggcactgtggcttgtgtttctcaagccactcctcatagttgtcgtcaccaggcttggggccaacagcacagccttggcagtagttggacaggacacagtggtccaagaccaagcctgtgtacaactcgattacacagcccacgccaatatgacttctgtgccccctcgtcatccacgtgccgtcgtaaatgacgtcaatgttgcctggcactcctcctaggtccttgtaaatgtcatgcaccttctgtgcactttctgcttcaatgcgggtggcagctgatgtggtggcagggtggctgtacttcctttgcagtctctggtaggacttgtggtgcagtgctcgatgcgaaatgtccatcgcagaaaaaatgtcatttatggcagattgttttctgccaactgactgcacagccctcaaagcacgcacgtttacctcaaaggggttcgttttttgttgcccggagcacctcggggacgaccacgcactgttcactatgccacaattgtcacaaaaaagttccatcctcgccgcgagtccaaggcagtgcgtagtctcgaggcgtatcgacccttcgtcgcacttgttgcactttactgacgaaagcagaccgttcagcatcttcttatttacaatgaagaatgtggagtccttaccgccgtcattttcgtcgcagccttcgttcagaagctcgagcttccgctttgaagcggacttcgatgctacggcatccaaaacatcccgccttgtctgcgcccgctgcgcgatttcttcactgctcggaatctgggccgaaactcgcgatagaatgttcgacgcgcgcacgcccggagttgcaacggctgccgacgcggtgccaccgcaatcgggttcgcgagagcgtccatcacggtcgacggcatccggcggtctgacatacgacgatgtggcaccttccacactctcggcctcacaacaatcagcgaagggtctgagtagaggctccgtgacgcttgaagagcatgctccgtccggaactgcgactgggacggcagccgcagtcgtctgccctttgttccaagctttccgacgcttgccgtacttgtggacgctccggaactttttttgcgacaacatagcaccgcagtatgagcaagcactcagaagagaccaccgatgtaaacaaagcttggtaaaaaaagcacgcgaactatcacaaaaacagcaaactggcaaaaaacgaagcgcacgccggatgattctcgacacggcggccgcagatgcgctcgcgcttccaaggttgccaaggtgcgcggcgcagctttgaccagtaagaggtcgcgcctgctaccacgtgacccgcgcagccaattgccgttcttcgttttcgtttttttacttgctcctcgcgcttttattttcactcggcgaaatacgagaccgcgaccatcgggaagccggctctctcctctttccaaagctaccaaaatggcggcccacggtcaacaacttggcgcgtttgtgcggcgtgaacaacaccgtttcaggggcttttttttcgcacttttcggcgactagcctcggcaaaaacactatttgcgggatttgtagcgcacgtttcgctgtaatattttagaacaaggaagttgaaggtctgaagattacgaaaaaaaataaatcagaaaatcgcatattttgaccaaaatcggcactttacttgccgcgcccccccttaatcacatactcaccgagcagctcttcaatttgtggaaaccgaccctgctgtggtccactgaagcctttgcgtgaatctttgctgtcgacaatatcctgcttttgtttccgccagtcccgcacgcacgtttcgggaacttcgaataaccacgatgcggcccgatttctgtccgttccggcacacgcgatgacttttctattagaagcggcattgtggtgcactcgtcgaatttttggagtcggccctaccatgccgtcgatgctaatgtactacaagatgacgaactcctcagcacacgtatgaagtaccgcacatgggaaacacataggcagaaatgaccgacgcgccatgccgacgcacgtagggggcggccattttgtaagtggcgatggcaatagaatgaccatattcattttttttttttttcgtactcgattctaacgcgcatgcgattcaTGAACTTTCTTAACCggaaaaaggtgcgtgttagattcaagtacttacggtaactttcattattttgaacttcttttaatttgaacaaattttctggcctctttgagtacgaattattcatattcgactgtaatACAATAGCTCATGAGATTACCTGGCTAGCTTGTTTCatgaaacacagtatcttaaagcagtactaaatttctgcatgttacataggcatattaaaaatcaagaaatacacaccaaagccgcagccacagcttcactctgcacagctgcctctgctgcctccacgtctccaattgtaccagcaggcagccggggaaggtcagaagggggctgtgctggctgggcgtgctgaggcatggacaagagccgtacctcgagcttcagctgtcgcacctcctgcagaacctctctttgttgctgccggatgccaagttcgatctgcaggatccgtagcaacagagctgaaacatacaagagtacatactaTATTTACTctcacaatttgcatcctcacataatttgctcaccagtataattagccagcctgctttactacgagaaactttttgctcgcatactttgccctccccaaccagcccgagccaccttgccagcacacacacagacacatttgacttcatgatgctctggtcaggcacatctcttgtcgagcaggcgagtgcagtcttacacaaaatgggcCGAGTGCAAGGttccttcttccatgaacttttatgctttccctagaatatcgaacttgaaaaccgtaacctgtttatgtgtagtccgaaacgcctaaaggtttgcctcctatcttcccacctcttccacggcaagaatgtattcccgagacacagcacagatgttgaacgcgtgcaaggacctgtcacatcaactatatgaggcaggttttcgcactcattttctttttttttttttggtttcgccatctggccattgcgtttttaccgttccttgtaataggctacaataattatatacgaggcagattgctgttataaagcttaccgaagaaaactgaaaccgtgctaccgctaagcacatcagcgtggagttcttcgacatgcaatattcagtatgggagccagcagaagagtgcgttgaataagacttagcatagaagcttgggtgtgttggttagatatcggagggaacacaacgcaatagaagactgggacaaggaatggacacacacacacatgaagggcgacacacagagcactgtgttggcatcgcgcttccttgtctgcatcttactttgcgttgggttcccgacaattattggagagtacttatgttctctggtataaccttgtcgtgggaactggtttttgtgagcaatgttcggaagaacttcaagaaaatgggggcatttgaacaggcttcgcaaacaaatgacaatccgctttgagacagctgtgacagcgcctgcaacatatattcccattCCCAGTtgggcttttaggccagcgattcctactagcttcgcacataaccggatcgacaaaaaaagtacacataatacgcgagtacataccgcatttgactctgtagctttgatgaaccaggcagatacacaaatttatccaaagcTCCACTGATTctattgcaaaattattcaacaaacaaattgcgattttatccatgttactatacgattgtggcactttaccattgcagctttccaggaggcacacatagtgcagcgttagttcaccactcgcagttaattgtatgcagtgggttgctcacagcaactgactgcatgcaatggtgaacatcttgcatgcttgcaccgctgtttcagcatgcttgctgcttcccatacggctatcaattgatgttcacaaaattgggaagatgaagaaagactacacagtgccctctggccaccctatactccaaacctccagccaacaaacaaacaaaagaaacagaaatatgcaaatgaatattattcctaatgcagctggaatggagtgtagttttcaccaactctgtgtgttaagtcaatatggagtgagttaactccatgaagtagcttttctcataacagtgttcactctattgtaacacaaggagtgacttcatagcatctagaaggaaaaatagaatcttcagtatttgatagaaatgtgaggctctaccttaaaacaacaataatctggaaaaagaactcattacattcgaaaaaaaaaaaaaggtagcacagttgatcccctttacaagagacactgatgtaacagacaaacggggataagaggcaccagtgtgcaggctgacatttggcccatcatgcatcaggcactccgtagatgcgcctgtgcagacgggagccctgcagtcaagcatgctgagcaagactgttgaccactgtacaatgacacattgccacaaattttcaaaacttcatttcacagacttctgcaaaagcttcttacagtcttgcataatttttgcacaagcttctctcattcttgcgtgattttcgtcagaatatataagtgttggaagttgtatgtccccaaaaacttgcacaatacaaatagcatacattaaagtctatcacttaatacgtgcatagtgtaacaatgaaaggaaactcacgcatggtttgctccgagccttccccgtgcggtgcctccttgagccttggagagcactgtacagctagagcaaagtagcatcgatccagtgttaatggcaggttaacaagacaacaaaactaacccccatattcataaacgctccccgactcgactttcacccttcacttaacagagttgagcactgtgccgctgctcgtttgaaagcgacgctgcgctacttgagaatcacagcagattattgctgacatgcagcgactttctctgcttagagacggcgctcccaccagccatctcaagtgaaggtgaagcgttgagtggagggacgttctagaatacgggggtaagattggttgcaagaacactacaatagacacaatttttacacttcatctatattgtacagccacacacattctgcatccttataatgcaacatatacatacaggcttataaagtaaacactgtaggctgctcaaataacacctacacaataaattacccaaacgtggccatgcgcaaagtacttttatttgaaactcacaaaacttttgcggtgatggagaataaataagacaggttacgcttggaggcacatgagaccttcgcagctttcataaagtacaaaaaacaatatggtgtgtgtgtatgtatgtacgcatgaagcttcggcctttacatacggtttcttgaaagtaTCTACTAttaattttatggcacctgtgtccttcagcgcaattgaaagcctgctgatcagtgtgtgtaattgtggaatagttacatgaaaaatggcgtgaaacacctaaaatcaaatttttctagctaggaaatatgcagctgtgtatacacaacacatgctgcaaacagtgggaggtgaccacaagagtgatttgagtgtaagcggcagtattccgcattcatgcaccccgccattttcaactgttgcccaaaagcagcaccacttcagcgtgctttcttttttttacatcataaacagcacggaatacagcgaggatgaaaacaacatatgcaattaaattttgagcactatttatggtgcgcatgattgattgatatgtggggtttaacgtcccaaaatcactatatgattatgagagacgccgtaatggagggctccagaaatttagaccacctagggttctttaacgtgcacctaaatctgagcacacgggcctacaacatttccgcttccattggaaatgcagccgccgcagccgggattcgaacccgccccctgtgggtcagcagccgagtaccttagccactagaccaccgcggcggggatggtgcgcatgaaaaaaaaaaaaaaggcctttgtacaacgacgaattcataatttgccttcacggaccttctgttaggctgcaccacatacagatttttcgtggctttcaaaagagatttgaaaaaaaataataaccgtgtttactcttgtcatgagcgcactcactaagtcaccctcatttcagtcgccaaaattttgaattttttttcttccacatattaaacacacaccctacgttcatccgctgcagtcccacgggctccccccccttgccgccttcgctcgctgccacatgccattttatttttgtttctacttGTTCACggcacgtcccctgtcttttttaattatctgttgtaacatatgtggcattatcttgttcccgaggtgccacaggtgctctgctatgtagatgcaccattaaactagtatttttgatcaactgtgcatttctgatgtttaccttgcaagtacgtaaaactggcatgcttcttgatctacgatacacatgtggcttgtctcactttaaAGCAAAAGTTaacatacaatggtgtaaatgcttacaatttgaaatattgaggcaccagcacaccggagatgatcatatggtaaagaaacgagtgctgccttattactggcaagttgtcacttatatgtacaaataaattttgagcaaaaaagtacaaaagcacagcgaggctatgatgtggttcaacctgtggattcgcttcatttatcacgccatatgatgaagcttcctttggtaaaactgcccagataaggaaaaaagtttgctgtccaatacagcaactatacaaagtgtgcacgtgcatctcgcagcaccttttcgtcacttccgaaatgcgccaccaccatgcccgggcaccaaccgaatctatcgcctacaactgccatgttgtctcctcgtgcttgcacccgtttagttttgcctcacgatgcaagtttgaggaattatgagctgctagtgaggcaagttgatttagtagtccacgcagagggagcagagcttagggtgtttcttcgctgaaagttataacctaaaattgagaacgcacattctgattttcctaaaagtaccagcgtatttggctggtgcagattaacaaaagctacttgaagaaactttgcaatatttgcaccttcaggtgcaacttcattacgggtaagtgccatagccaagtatttacctgcaaacagatatagcttaccaagatactgtacatacaaacttgtctgcAGTTAAAaccatgatggcgaggaaggcggttaaaatcgtgatggcgatcgcggagattcggtattgcattgaaacaaactataaagaatgagaaacaatattagttcactttgaagtatagccgatcggttcaagttgggcgtcaggattttttttaattagtcaattaattctatacacggtctctatcatgttcagtgactccactgtacaatagcgtacaacaaaagcaaaatacaaagtgaagtgtgtcaaagcatacgcgaaaaataaagtgatgactggcattaccgcggcacacaccacgcaaagtcgctatctgccttgtataatattttcctcgactatttccacaaattgcaatcaaagaggctcaagctcaacatcagcattgttaaaaacacttggggggggggcattgctactttggtggcgtaggccgtgacaatatatttataatattatatctcttgtaaacttgcctagctctgcacgactagttttcgatgggagcagctgcgcttcgcacatccactcttaaaattgcagctcgagagattttgagctttcacttgtttttgggccaggcaattcgtagtgaaagcaagataataggccctcataggttgtggcgggcagccggtgtacgccgtggctggtgtatgtgttgcacatcatgattatctggtcttgtatcgagtgaacgagcgaggccttcctaatccaatgagctcgttaaagtaagacaacaaaaaaccacaatgcttccacatcgttcacagcaacagatgacgagcccccaacaaaccgcactgcagcacgtgaactgccgtaggtacccaagGGAGTTACTTGGGCATGGCGAGAGAGGgagacaacggcagaagtgacatcacaagaacactatgtacaaaggggacatttaaagacttttttcccatttttaaacttcgtgcactgttgtATTTAGAATAGATGTATTTTGAATAGTTGTATTTGAaaagaatagttgtattttgaaaagggcactaattcataagcccaatggttcaaggacgggtgcatttagggggcccatttgacgttttacttatgcccttcaagaacttgcttacagggccaaagtcctgtttcagaaagaacacgctagtgcgtggccagcagtccgtcaagcattagtgctggtgagatttggaaatgcagcgcatgagcatcctcatctgctacttctctgctcatgctctcggagcttacttgcgaggcacggtccttcgcacttttcattttcacactgtaaatcaactgataccaactctgccttccattatttattaaaccaatatttcatggtcacgtggacgagcttaaaatgttttctacatcagacctgaacagcattttgagtcatcgaaacttgctagttgcagcgagcattatgcgaaaaatatgatgtgctttacggtgacaacttgcaaaacactgcagcaacgattaaaatcatgcattttttgtgctcacaggaaatccctgaagcaggaggcactgggctagataaattgcgcagctaaaatacggatgcgctttccaatgctgtcatgcgtacaggcggagaaatggcagacaaaactgggcgcaccccgattctatgcgcatgcgtcccattcacaagcctcgctgccagttagcaccacatggctcactgtccatgagctcgcttgtttcctgtaacagtggaccatacggtacacctatttaaaaacaaggatagaatgtatataatgcagcatctgatgaagccatgatgatgtgttgctgatgaaatctggaactctagttagtacccttattgttaaccagccgaccgactagcaaaaagatttgcgactgaaatgatggcatctacacctgcccttaaatggacactgaacaaagtttttgccgccgagattttcagccaaagtgaaagattgggccatgaaattcatagacaataataatttcaagcagaaactacgaacaaaatactgaatttaatgagccttttacaaaatgccgcgtctagctcttagacacggcgttttctaaaaggtcgcgacattcatttttcgagtttttttttttttgttattcaagacaaatctacggtgcattgttcacagaaaacaaaattgcctcggtaagatttctttgcgagcagcttactaattttaaggcaggcgcgttgattcgtgaactgaaggatgcgagtgatcgatcttgcctgctagtggctaggcgacaaaggctttacctcatgtcctggtgtagctaagtcacgcaaatggagcagaaaatgtgcattatcatttatttcacctaaatatcacacgtatgtgacttattgccggtgacaggtgatcaggatgaagtcga
The sequence above is drawn from the Rhipicephalus microplus isolate Deutch F79 chromosome 3, USDA_Rmic, whole genome shotgun sequence genome and encodes:
- the LOC142804305 gene encoding uncharacterized protein LOC142804305 isoform X1; its protein translation is MLSQKKFRSVHKYGKRRKAWNKGQTTAAAVPVAVPDGACSSSVTEPLLRPFADCCEAESVEGATSSYVRPPDAVDRDGRSREPDCGGTASAAVATPGVRASNILSRVSAQIPSSEEIAQRAQTRRDVLDAVASKSASKRKLELLNEGCDENDGGKDSTFFIVNKKMLNGLLSSVKCNKCDEGSIRLETTHCLGLAARMELFCDNCGIVNSAWSSPRCSGQQKTNPFEVNVRALRAVQSVGRKQSAINDIFSAMDISHRALHHKSYQRLQRKYSHPATTSAATRIEAESAQKVHDIYKDLGGVPGNIDVIYDGTWMTRGHRSHIGVGCVIELYTGLVLDHCVLSNYCQGCAVGPKPGDDNYEEWLEKHKPQCQKNTDANAGQMEVEAARIMFERSFTKYKLRYINVLCDGDSRTYLALTQDKVYGYMLIKKQECVNHVKKRMGTSLRNLLDEHKSKGRGLSMGGKGRLTQGLIKKLTNYYGWAIKSHPNDVPGMERAIMATYYHVTSTDQDPHHDLCPSGTDSWCPHNQALAKGEPLPPHKHKLPPHVRVALLPIYKRLSNKELLERCAQGKTQNAVESMNSLIWSLQSKSQFASLRSVESAVADAVCRFNGGCKSALQEITAQLGFNPGDCSLRRAAEKDAKRVKRAQKAHCSTTKKRKTGLRSTEAKATASQDYCPGGF